A window of the Deltaproteobacteria bacterium genome harbors these coding sequences:
- a CDS encoding SDR family oxidoreductase — MDLGLNGRVAMVTGSASGIGQETAIALAEEGASLALVDRNTEGLKGTADRLASLGIKTRSYGCDVTDIESCRQAADAVARDFGGLHVLCNVAGILKGGQLESSVPADWKAEIDVCLLGTINMSSAALPHLKKEKHGKIVNIASDAGRIGEKSMVAYSAAKGGVISFTRAFAKECGRYWLNVNVICPGTIKTPMTSFLTPDTEAQWAKLYPLRRLGEPRDVAAAIVFLASRQADWITGQTLSVDGGFATV; from the coding sequence ATGGATTTGGGACTCAATGGCCGCGTCGCAATGGTGACGGGTTCGGCATCGGGTATTGGCCAGGAAACAGCCATAGCGCTCGCCGAAGAGGGCGCGTCGCTGGCGCTAGTTGACCGCAACACGGAAGGGCTTAAAGGGACGGCCGATCGCCTGGCGTCGCTGGGTATCAAGACACGGTCTTATGGCTGCGACGTGACTGATATAGAAAGCTGCCGTCAGGCGGCTGATGCTGTGGCAAGGGATTTCGGGGGCCTGCACGTGCTTTGCAATGTGGCTGGTATCCTGAAAGGCGGCCAACTCGAAAGTTCCGTCCCGGCTGACTGGAAAGCCGAAATCGACGTTTGCCTGCTGGGGACTATCAACATGTCGTCGGCCGCACTTCCGCACCTCAAGAAGGAAAAACATGGCAAAATTGTCAATATTGCTTCTGATGCGGGCCGGATCGGTGAAAAATCCATGGTCGCCTACTCAGCTGCCAAGGGAGGTGTCATTTCCTTTACCCGCGCCTTTGCCAAGGAATGCGGCCGGTACTGGCTCAATGTGAACGTGATTTGCCCCGGTACGATCAAAACGCCGATGACCTCGTTTCTGACGCCGGACACCGAGGCACAGTGGGCGAAGCTCTACCCGCTCCGCCGGCTTGGCGAGCCGCGTGATGTCGCTGCGGCAATCGTGTTTCTGGCGAGCCGCCAGGCGGACTGGATTACGGGCCAGACACTATCGGTCGATGGAGGCTTTGCAACGGTCTGA
- the shc gene encoding squalene--hopene cyclase, protein MNSEPGIRLPVEPNWGSRPGLSNLWKKSPSVRSQRHEIEEKLSSGVRDGQEFLLGIQNEKDGYWWAELEANSTINSEFIYLMHMLDRHDPELERKACNDIMRLQNEDGGWSIYQGGPSELSATVECYVALKMAGHNPEAPHMVKARERALAMGGVSKSRVFTRMHLALMGLYDYAGTPSVPAWFMLFPTWFPFNIYEMSSWARSCVVPIMMLWHYRPVMKPKRDIRIDELYVEGGPDKVDHRMKLDWSAPASWKNFFLMIDRVLKLFEKVGFVPFAEKALEACERWILSRQDEEGDWGGIIPAMAYSLLALKARGYANNDPVTRNGWRALCRFGIETKDSFRLQSCVSPVWDTALSMWALRESGFKPDHPQLQKAVHWLISKELKAYGDWSVKNRKGRPGGWSFEFHNRYYPDCDDTAAVLMGMQTVRMESPQFEDDKQGTMNRAIGWLETMQCKDGGWGAFDMDNNRDLLNEIPFADLKAMLDPNTPDLTGRVVEMLGSFGRDLSDPVVRRAVVYLKKSQEKNGSWFGRWGVNYLYGTWAVLCGLESVGYNMKAEPVRRAVEFLKKAQHTSGGWGEDCSSYPKGEYVPNSPSASQTAWAVMGLIAAGEGHSPEAERGIQWLLDHQRSDGSWDEEEFTGTGFPGHFYIRYHLYRQVFPLMALGRYAQVIQGRYGRIQRMTQVFGTRAAA, encoded by the coding sequence ATGAATAGTGAACCCGGTATCCGCCTGCCGGTCGAACCTAACTGGGGTTCCCGTCCGGGCCTGTCAAACCTCTGGAAAAAGTCACCCTCGGTCCGCTCTCAGCGGCATGAAATCGAGGAAAAACTGTCGAGCGGGGTGCGCGACGGCCAGGAGTTCCTTCTCGGAATTCAGAACGAGAAGGACGGCTACTGGTGGGCCGAACTGGAAGCCAATTCCACCATCAATTCCGAGTTCATCTACCTCATGCACATGCTCGACCGGCATGATCCGGAACTTGAGCGCAAGGCCTGCAACGACATCATGCGCCTCCAGAACGAGGACGGCGGCTGGTCAATATATCAGGGAGGCCCCTCAGAGCTGTCGGCCACTGTTGAATGCTATGTCGCCCTGAAAATGGCAGGCCACAATCCCGAGGCTCCCCACATGGTAAAGGCTCGTGAGCGGGCACTAGCCATGGGTGGTGTGTCCAAATCGCGGGTGTTTACCCGGATGCACCTCGCTCTCATGGGGCTTTACGACTATGCGGGCACACCCTCGGTACCAGCATGGTTCATGCTCTTCCCCACATGGTTCCCGTTCAATATCTACGAGATGAGTTCCTGGGCCCGGAGTTGTGTGGTGCCGATCATGATGCTCTGGCATTACCGGCCGGTGATGAAACCCAAACGTGACATCCGCATTGATGAACTTTACGTCGAAGGCGGACCGGACAAGGTCGACCACCGGATGAAGCTGGACTGGTCGGCTCCCGCTTCGTGGAAAAACTTTTTTCTGATGATCGACCGGGTGCTGAAACTGTTCGAAAAGGTCGGTTTTGTCCCGTTTGCTGAAAAGGCATTGGAAGCCTGTGAAAGGTGGATTCTTTCCCGGCAAGACGAAGAGGGCGACTGGGGCGGGATTATTCCAGCGATGGCCTATTCGCTGCTGGCACTGAAGGCCCGCGGCTATGCAAACAATGACCCGGTGACACGAAATGGCTGGCGTGCGCTGTGCCGGTTCGGGATTGAAACGAAAGATTCGTTCCGGCTTCAGAGCTGCGTCTCGCCGGTATGGGACACAGCACTTTCCATGTGGGCTCTACGGGAATCGGGGTTCAAGCCAGATCACCCGCAACTTCAGAAAGCTGTGCACTGGCTTATTTCCAAGGAACTGAAAGCCTATGGCGACTGGTCGGTGAAAAACAGGAAAGGGCGTCCTGGTGGCTGGTCGTTCGAATTCCATAACCGCTATTACCCTGACTGTGACGACACGGCGGCTGTTCTGATGGGAATGCAGACCGTCCGGATGGAAAGCCCGCAGTTCGAAGATGACAAGCAGGGGACGATGAATCGTGCGATCGGCTGGCTCGAAACCATGCAATGCAAGGATGGCGGCTGGGGCGCATTCGACATGGACAATAACCGGGATCTCCTGAACGAGATTCCGTTCGCTGATCTCAAGGCGATGCTTGACCCGAATACTCCCGACCTTACTGGTCGAGTGGTAGAAATGCTTGGATCATTCGGGCGCGATCTGTCGGATCCTGTGGTCCGGCGGGCGGTGGTTTATCTGAAAAAGTCGCAGGAGAAGAACGGGAGCTGGTTTGGCCGCTGGGGCGTGAACTATCTCTACGGCACGTGGGCGGTTCTCTGTGGTCTGGAGAGCGTCGGCTACAATATGAAGGCCGAACCTGTGCGGCGAGCGGTGGAGTTTCTGAAGAAGGCCCAGCACACCTCCGGCGGCTGGGGTGAAGACTGTTCAAGCTATCCCAAAGGTGAATATGTTCCCAATTCACCTTCCGCCTCCCAAACGGCTTGGGCTGTCATGGGCCTGATTGCTGCGGGAGAAGGCCATTCGCCTGAGGCCGAGCGCGGCATCCAGTGGCTTCTGGATCATCAGCGCAGCGATGGCTCCTGGGACGAAGAAGAATTCACCGGGACCGGGTTCCCCGGCCACTTTTACATTCGCTACCACCTTTACCGCCAGGTGTTCCCCCTGATGGCGCTTGGCCGTTATGCACAGGTAATCCAGGGACGGTATGGCCGCATACAGCGAATGACCCAAGTATTCGGAACACGGGCAGCAGCCTGA
- the gshA gene encoding glutamate--cysteine ligase has product MISEIAARLVERKKPLDDWWIARSRGVPEPFTVSMDIRHSGPKIAPVDINCFPAGFSLLCPEDFDRGVRAFRETLSRRLPGARSLALVPEFHTVNVGYIENLYALQQMLAQAGYPTTVVSLHPEQTVDRVPVELPEGRTLVLERGRVLDGKLASSSGIPDAVILNHDLLGGPPPELLQISQPILPKTGLGWHQRSKHRSFEIYNQLAREFADVTGVEPFSLTVETRLVTGINFLTGTGMDQVAAEADRMVADLTRVYEARKTGYHPYVVVKSDAGTYGMSVMEAESGDELLRLNRKQRNSMHVTKGRAPVTSVVIQEGIPTADRLNEFVIEPVLYRIGHRSIGAFFRSHGTRSARENLNARGAQFQKICLEPLSTGEIVSATPILTPESLAVLDWIGNLATLTVGLEEQELENTQENSN; this is encoded by the coding sequence ATGATCTCCGAAATCGCCGCAAGACTGGTGGAACGGAAAAAGCCACTTGATGACTGGTGGATAGCCCGTTCACGTGGAGTCCCAGAGCCGTTCACTGTCAGCATGGATATCCGTCATTCGGGTCCGAAAATCGCGCCGGTTGATATCAATTGCTTCCCGGCAGGATTTTCACTGCTTTGTCCAGAGGATTTCGATCGTGGAGTGCGCGCCTTCCGTGAAACCCTGTCCCGCCGCCTGCCAGGGGCCCGTTCTCTCGCCCTGGTTCCCGAGTTTCATACGGTCAATGTCGGATACATTGAGAACCTTTATGCGCTTCAGCAAATGCTCGCTCAGGCGGGCTATCCAACGACAGTCGTGAGCCTGCATCCGGAGCAGACGGTTGACCGCGTTCCGGTGGAGCTACCCGAAGGCAGAACGCTGGTGCTCGAAAGGGGGCGCGTTTTGGACGGGAAACTGGCCAGTTCGTCGGGCATACCGGATGCCGTGATTCTCAACCACGATCTTCTGGGGGGCCCTCCGCCCGAGCTGTTGCAGATATCGCAGCCCATATTGCCGAAAACGGGTCTTGGGTGGCACCAGAGATCGAAGCACCGGTCATTTGAAATCTATAACCAGCTTGCCCGGGAGTTTGCCGATGTTACCGGCGTGGAGCCGTTTTCGCTCACGGTCGAGACGCGGCTGGTTACAGGCATCAACTTTCTTACCGGTACCGGCATGGATCAGGTGGCTGCCGAAGCGGACCGCATGGTGGCGGACTTGACCCGCGTCTACGAAGCCCGAAAGACCGGATACCATCCCTATGTCGTTGTAAAGTCGGACGCAGGCACATACGGCATGTCGGTAATGGAAGCCGAAAGCGGAGATGAGCTGTTGAGGTTGAACCGCAAGCAGCGCAACTCCATGCATGTTACCAAGGGCAGGGCACCGGTTACGTCCGTGGTCATTCAGGAGGGAATCCCGACGGCAGACCGGTTGAATGAATTCGTTATCGAGCCGGTTTTGTACCGGATTGGACACCGCTCCATCGGTGCCTTCTTCCGCAGCCATGGAACCCGCTCGGCTCGCGAGAACCTGAATGCCCGGGGTGCCCAGTTCCAGAAGATCTGCCTGGAGCCGCTCTCGACAGGAGAGATCGTTTCTGCCACACCGATTCTCACGCCCGAAAGCCTCGCTGTACTTGACTGGATCGGAAACCTCGCGACCCTCACGGTAGGGCTTGAGGAGCAGGAACTGGAAAACACCCAAGAAAACAGTAACTAG
- the gcvT gene encoding glycine cleavage system aminomethyltransferase GcvT: MTDTLRRTPLFERHVALGARMVPFAGWEMPVQYQGVIAEHKAVRGSAGLFDVSHMGEIDFRGPRALEACQRVFTNDASKLAVGQAQYTLLCNPEGGIIDDVIVYRLGDTHYFAVVNAGNQFVDYDWIRDHTKNICDPAFVSEAWAQLALQGPRAVEVLSRHTRTDLAKLLYMHAVSGEMGGHPVLISRSGYTGEDGFELYVESRFGPELWDLLLSNREVSPAGLGARDTLRLEMKYPLHGNDITPQDTPLEAGLGWAVKLTHDFIGRECLWNQKQAGVGKKLIGFEFKGNGIARQHYKVRTYLGESGEVRSGTKTPTTDKSIGLCYLPASQARTGVVFEIEIRGQWMPAEVVPTPFVKASTVGAG; the protein is encoded by the coding sequence ATGACCGACACACTTCGTCGAACTCCGTTGTTTGAAAGACATGTCGCTCTGGGTGCCCGTATGGTGCCGTTCGCTGGCTGGGAAATGCCGGTCCAGTATCAGGGAGTGATCGCCGAGCATAAAGCAGTGCGTGGCTCAGCGGGACTGTTCGATGTGTCGCATATGGGAGAAATCGATTTTCGCGGTCCTCGCGCACTGGAGGCCTGCCAGCGGGTTTTTACCAATGACGCATCAAAATTGGCGGTGGGTCAGGCCCAGTACACGCTGCTCTGCAACCCCGAAGGCGGGATCATCGACGATGTTATCGTTTACCGTCTTGGCGATACGCACTATTTCGCTGTCGTGAACGCCGGCAATCAGTTTGTTGACTATGACTGGATACGGGACCACACGAAAAATATCTGTGATCCGGCTTTTGTGTCCGAGGCTTGGGCGCAGCTTGCGCTTCAGGGACCTAGGGCGGTCGAAGTGCTTTCCCGGCATACCCGAACCGACCTGGCAAAGCTTCTCTATATGCACGCGGTGTCCGGAGAAATGGGCGGACATCCCGTCCTCATTTCACGGTCTGGCTATACGGGCGAGGATGGTTTTGAGCTGTATGTCGAAAGCCGGTTTGGACCGGAATTGTGGGATTTGCTGCTGTCGAACCGTGAAGTGAGCCCCGCCGGTCTTGGAGCGCGGGATACACTCCGGCTGGAAATGAAATATCCGCTCCACGGAAACGACATTACACCGCAGGATACACCACTGGAGGCTGGCCTGGGGTGGGCAGTGAAATTGACGCACGATTTTATCGGTCGCGAGTGTTTGTGGAACCAGAAACAGGCAGGCGTGGGGAAAAAACTGATCGGATTTGAGTTCAAGGGTAATGGCATTGCGCGGCAGCACTACAAGGTGCGTACTTACCTGGGGGAGTCAGGCGAGGTCCGGAGTGGGACCAAGACGCCAACCACCGACAAATCGATAGGACTCTGCTATCTACCTGCGTCGCAGGCGCGTACAGGCGTGGTTTTTGAAATTGAAATCCGGGGCCAATGGATGCCGGCCGAGGTGGTTCCAACGCCCTTTGTAAAGGCCAGTACCGTAGGGGCAGGATGA
- the folD gene encoding bifunctional methylenetetrahydrofolate dehydrogenase/methenyltetrahydrofolate cyclohydrolase FolD, translated as MAAQIIDGKEIAATLRKGIAVLAGELERTHGVRPGLAVVLAGSDPASQVYVRNKGKAAAEAGFHSEQIDLPGTVTQEELLKVVDSLNARPDIHGILVQLPLPKQVDERAVLLRIDPRKDVDGFHPMNVGALASGLEGFRPCTPSGCLDLIRSTGIRIEGEEAVVIGRSNIVGKPVALMLLEQNATVTICHSRTRNLPESVRRAGLVVAAVGRAEFVKGDWIREGAVVIDVGINRLPGGKLVGDVEFGAASQRAGFITPVPGGVGPMTIAKLMENTLIAAERTVGKNR; from the coding sequence ATGGCCGCGCAAATTATCGACGGAAAAGAGATCGCAGCCACTCTTCGCAAGGGTATTGCCGTTCTGGCTGGCGAACTGGAACGTACACACGGGGTCCGCCCAGGCCTCGCCGTCGTGCTCGCTGGAAGCGATCCGGCTTCCCAGGTTTATGTCCGGAACAAGGGCAAGGCGGCGGCGGAGGCCGGTTTTCATTCCGAACAGATTGACCTGCCTGGAACGGTAACACAGGAAGAACTCCTAAAGGTGGTAGACTCCCTGAATGCCCGGCCGGATATTCACGGCATTCTGGTGCAGCTTCCGCTTCCCAAACAGGTCGATGAGCGTGCGGTTTTACTACGTATTGATCCCCGGAAAGATGTAGATGGTTTTCATCCCATGAACGTGGGCGCTCTGGCATCTGGACTGGAGGGTTTTCGCCCGTGCACCCCGTCAGGCTGCCTTGATCTCATCCGGTCGACTGGCATCAGGATAGAGGGTGAGGAAGCGGTGGTGATCGGGCGAAGCAATATCGTGGGAAAGCCCGTTGCTCTCATGCTGCTGGAGCAGAACGCCACGGTTACCATCTGCCATTCCAGAACCAGAAACCTGCCCGAATCGGTGCGGAGAGCTGGTCTGGTTGTAGCGGCCGTTGGCAGGGCAGAATTTGTGAAAGGCGACTGGATCCGCGAGGGAGCGGTTGTTATCGACGTAGGTATCAACCGTTTGCCTGGCGGAAAGCTCGTGGGTGACGTGGAATTCGGTGCCGCCAGTCAGCGGGCCGGTTTCATTACGCCGGTGCCCGGCGGCGTGGGGCCCATGACTATTGCCAAGCTGATGGAAAACACCCTGATTGCCGCCGAGCGCACGGTTGGAAAGAACCGCTAA
- a CDS encoding roadblock/LC7 domain-containing protein — protein MSLDDIVSANFEVISGIFKKFVEERPLVGAISLVSDDGVVIHSYPKDESGELDLKLGGMVSAVSAAAPTIVSELDCNRLFSMVVLADRGGILFYQLDDKIFLAVKLAKPGKIGQLFGDCQALIKQLKSLPS, from the coding sequence ATGAGTCTGGATGATATCGTCTCGGCGAACTTCGAAGTGATCTCGGGAATCTTCAAGAAGTTTGTCGAAGAGCGTCCGCTGGTCGGTGCAATCAGCCTCGTGTCGGACGATGGGGTGGTGATTCATTCCTATCCGAAAGACGAATCCGGCGAGCTGGATCTGAAGCTGGGGGGCATGGTGTCGGCGGTGTCGGCTGCCGCGCCGACGATTGTGAGCGAGCTCGACTGTAACCGGCTTTTTTCGATGGTGGTCCTGGCCGACAGGGGCGGGATTCTCTTCTATCAACTTGATGACAAGATCTTCCTCGCGGTCAAACTCGCCAAGCCGGGGAAGATCGGACAGCTTTTTGGCGACTGCCAGGCGCTTATCAAGCAGCTGAAGTCGCTTCCCAGCTGA
- a CDS encoding redoxin domain-containing protein, translated as MVRFGSAFSIAATVLAILLTTVPMAVARPVASVVGAAGIALDTELPVLINGVTGMGTIRSFLKDPGVEALVLIIETEDCDLCDRAAGSNRALANAIIKANAKLLYLVTGKPEDLGKLLENRHYERPVMFDLDGVVAGVLGTDPKLAPHYIVVDKTGRVLGTASGQTTNPAALQVTIVTALLMRRAGDPPPPPKKPATP; from the coding sequence ATGGTCCGGTTTGGATCCGCATTCAGTATCGCAGCCACTGTGCTGGCGATACTACTGACAACCGTCCCGATGGCAGTTGCCAGGCCAGTGGCGAGCGTCGTCGGCGCGGCCGGCATCGCACTCGATACGGAGCTCCCGGTACTGATAAATGGGGTGACCGGGATGGGAACGATCCGGTCATTCCTGAAAGATCCGGGCGTTGAGGCGTTGGTTCTGATTATCGAGACCGAAGATTGCGACCTGTGCGACCGGGCGGCGGGATCGAACCGGGCATTGGCAAACGCCATCATCAAGGCGAATGCCAAGCTTCTGTATCTGGTTACGGGCAAGCCGGAAGACCTGGGCAAGTTATTGGAGAACCGGCATTATGAGCGGCCGGTGATGTTTGATCTGGATGGTGTCGTGGCCGGAGTGCTCGGAACGGACCCGAAGCTTGCTCCTCACTACATCGTGGTGGATAAAACAGGCCGCGTGCTTGGAACCGCATCCGGACAAACCACTAACCCGGCCGCACTGCAGGTTACGATTGTCACGGCCCTGCTCATGCGCAGGGCAGGCGATCCGCCCCCCCCGCCGAAAAAACCCGCAACCCCCTGA
- a CDS encoding response regulator, translating to MDSELNLSGYKGRVAILDDEPSVRDLLGMFLQSRNYDVALAGDPEALYRILKDRPVDLLICDLYLGDTSGLDVIRKVHPAFPVLDIMVLTGYASIENVIEAFHLGATDFLQKPVNLLLLETTVERCLEKRRLVRQVDQLERIVQIHQVAESMGDGNKLPQLLDLVLNSALKTLSADKGYIALIDERRMPPEFRITCALGLASAERDRVGNLSVEERTSLHASLNSQIDRGEHRLSLEGSPLTELENGGTALVVPLVRHGNLSGFLALIRNDASRPFGSGEWSAAELLASNASLAIENARLYRDLEENYLSTIRTLAKALEARDKYTGGHAERVARYSRMLADMTDMDARSKAKLEVACILHDIGKLGISDYVLQKGGPLTKDERDQIRQHPAIGDQILAQVPSLAEERRYVYEHHERYDGSGYPRGLGGSDISLAGHILIMVEVYDALATVRSYKQAWTTEMIKEHYVDGRGSLYDPAATDLFLELLDTRLRTG from the coding sequence TTGGATAGCGAATTGAATCTCTCGGGCTACAAGGGCCGTGTGGCCATTCTGGATGACGAACCATCAGTTCGTGACCTTCTGGGGATGTTTCTCCAGTCCCGGAACTATGACGTTGCACTGGCGGGTGATCCAGAAGCGCTGTACCGGATTCTCAAGGACCGGCCTGTGGATCTTTTGATCTGCGATCTGTATCTCGGCGATACATCCGGTCTTGATGTAATCCGGAAAGTGCATCCGGCGTTTCCTGTTCTCGATATTATGGTTCTTACCGGGTACGCATCGATTGAAAACGTCATAGAGGCATTCCATCTCGGAGCAACCGATTTTCTCCAGAAGCCGGTAAACCTGCTGCTGCTGGAGACAACGGTCGAAAGATGTCTGGAGAAAAGGCGGCTGGTCCGACAGGTCGATCAGCTTGAACGTATTGTCCAGATTCACCAGGTCGCCGAGTCGATGGGAGATGGTAACAAGCTGCCGCAACTCCTGGATCTGGTGTTGAACTCGGCACTGAAAACCCTGTCGGCTGACAAGGGCTATATTGCGCTGATCGATGAGCGCCGGATGCCTCCCGAGTTCCGGATTACCTGTGCGCTTGGTCTTGCGTCGGCTGAACGTGACCGGGTGGGCAATCTTTCCGTGGAGGAGCGGACGTCGCTTCATGCATCGCTGAACAGCCAGATCGACCGTGGAGAGCACCGGCTTTCGCTCGAAGGATCGCCACTCACGGAACTGGAAAATGGCGGAACCGCGCTGGTGGTCCCGCTCGTTCGGCACGGAAACCTGAGCGGTTTTCTTGCCCTGATACGAAACGACGCAAGCCGCCCGTTTGGTTCCGGCGAGTGGTCGGCGGCGGAGTTGCTGGCATCAAATGCCTCGCTCGCAATCGAGAACGCCCGCCTGTACCGTGACCTGGAAGAAAACTATCTCTCCACGATCCGCACGCTCGCCAAGGCACTGGAAGCCCGCGATAAATACACAGGCGGGCACGCAGAACGGGTGGCGAGATATAGCCGCATGCTGGCCGACATGACCGACATGGATGCGCGCAGCAAAGCCAAGCTGGAGGTCGCCTGCATTCTTCATGACATCGGCAAGCTTGGCATCAGCGATTATGTGCTGCAGAAGGGCGGTCCGCTGACGAAAGACGAAAGAGACCAGATCCGGCAGCACCCGGCCATTGGCGACCAGATTCTCGCCCAGGTGCCATCCCTCGCGGAGGAACGGCGATATGTCTACGAGCATCACGAGCGGTACGATGGCTCCGGTTATCCAAGGGGCCTCGGTGGCTCCGATATCTCCCTGGCGGGCCATATCCTGATCATGGTGGAGGTATATGACGCTCTCGCTACTGTCCGCAGTTACAAGCAGGCATGGACTACGGAAATGATCAAGGAACACTATGTGGACGGAAGGGGTTCACTTTATGATCCGGCCGCCACGGACCTCTTTCTGGAACTGCTCGACACCAGACTCCGGACAGGCTAG